DNA from Nymphaea colorata isolate Beijing-Zhang1983 chromosome 4, ASM883128v2, whole genome shotgun sequence:
aaaatgggaaaaacaaaAGCAGACTACTACTAAGGAAAACCAACCTGGTGGTCTTCTTCTCCTGGGTATCAGGGAAAATGAGATGGTTGAGTACTGGCGGAGGAAAAAGTCATGACCAGGAGTTGTCAAACGCCGCGGATGTGATGGCTCTAGCAAACTCCGGAAAGCTGATACGACCATCACCGTCGGTGTCGGCCTCTTTGATCATGCCAGTGAGTTCCTCCACGGTGAGCGCATGGCCGAGACGAGCCATCGAATGCGCGAGCTCCGCCGCGGTGATGAAGCCGTTGCCATCGCGGTCGAAGAGTCGGAAGAGGGAGCGGAGCTGTTCGTCGGTATAGGGGGATTTAGCGGGGAGGAGCTCAGGGGCGACGAGGGCGACGAATTCCGAGAACTCGACTAGGCCGTTGCTGTTAGTATCCGCCTTCTGAATGAGAGCGTCGAGTTGCTCCGCGCTTGGCTTCAGCCCGAGGGACCGCAACagcgagccgagctcgagctgcgtCAGGCTACCGTCGTTGTTCCGGTCAAACGACCGGAATATCTCCCGGAGCTCCGCCAACTGCTCGTCATCCAGCTCCACTGTCTCCTTCCCGCTCATTGATTTCTATTTCAACCGCCTCTTTCTCTTCGTAGACCACCAGGTGGATATATAGGATTAACGATTTCGTGTCGCCTGAATCCCTTCGATCGGGCTCCTCCTCCGCAAGTTTTACCGGCCTTGTGCTGTTTCCGGCAACTTTCCACCGACGGATCTTCGATCCTTCTAAGCTTATGCCTCCTTCCGCATAATTCACTTGGATTTGCTCATCGGATCGTCCTTCCCAATTGGTTCGAGATGTAAGGATCTCCTTCGGACTCGCTTCTCTATTCCTGCCTAAAAATTAACGAAAGGAACATGTAAGACGATCGCTCTGTTCACGAATCTAGACCTAAAGTTCTCTGTCAACGTTCTCCTGATtgtccacctctctctctctctctccctctttgtgGTTCGTCCTTTCGTGAAATCCTCCAAACTCGCATAAATTCCGTCTTCCTCAGCACTTACAAAAACCTTCTCTTGATCGAGAGAAAAACGACAAGCTCGCTCTCTTTTTGGCGCTCCGGTTGCCGGATTCTCCACGGATTCGAACTGCGACCTTCCGAAAACCTTCTCCCGCGACCGGAAAACCTGTGTTTTCCGTCAATAACCCTCTCCGCGTCGGCAATGATCCGATTCGAGagcctcttttccttttcctctcctcctttttcgCCGGTCCAATATATCCGCCGGTTCCCCGTCCACCAGATCAGCGACCACCCACGGCAACGCGGATATCCTTCCTCTTCGGACCTCTCCCCACTCTTAGAGAAGCGTGAATTTCGGAGCAAGGATAGAGAAACGCCTCATCGGGTCCCCCCCCTTTTGGTTTTCCCTTTCTGGTTTTTGGGTGAAGGAATTGGAATGGTGGCACTGGCATCcctcctcccccccccccctctccttTTTAGTCTTTTCAACGCTCTCCGTCTTCCTCAATCCCCGCCGTCAACTTCTCCACATCGCGGACCTGCCGACACGTCTTCCTTCCCGCCACCCATCGACTGCGTCAAGTCCACACCCACCTTCCCTCCCTTTTCTCCCCTGACTCCATATTTAAACCTCCACCCAACCGCTCGACTGAATTTTAAATGCTAgggaaaaaagcaaagaaaaattcGATCACTCTCGAGTGGAGTGGGCTGTGAccatctcttcctctttcccttttaAAAAATCTTTACATTGGTCGCAACATTCCGCCACATATATcaatatataaaactttgtcTCATCCAAAGTCATCCATCCAAACAGTAAGATGCATAAAGTATGGTAGCGATCTGCCTTACTGTCTTCCGATAAGGATAAGAGCAGGTGAACAATTTCTAAAGAACAAATCCAAAAGATTGTGACAATATAAGCATCCACACATCATTACAGAATAAATCCGTATCTTTTCGGGAAAAGAATAGCCATAAATTCCGAAGGAATAGTTAGGAAATTTTTGCTACGTTAGAgatacaatatgtatatatactaaCTGTTTTTAAAAGTAGAACTTTAAAACCTGGTGAAGTAATCAAGAGATTTTAGAAAACCAGAAACTTGGGAAGAGGATAACCCTAACAATCAGCATAGTGAAATTGTTCTGGTTTGAAGTCACTTGAGAGTTACTTCTGAAAACGGGTGAGACGTCCAAAAGCAACACTTGGCAAAGCCTTAACAGCGACCCCAGTTTCCCAACCTTTGCAAAATAGACATTTATGTTCTTCCATTTCCTAAATACCCAAAGCACGAATTTCACTTAATGATTGAGTTATCGGCTGAGGTTGGCGGACCCAAGTAGCAAAACAAGAATGGTGGATCTTAGCAGCAAAGCAAAGCAATAATCGATTTCCTAAGGGAAGCTGAAAGCACCTAACTTGGATCCTCATAAGTAATTTGATATTGTTCTGTCTCAAAATTGCTGTCCGGGCCAAAGTTAAATTCATTAGAGCCGAGAAAAATTTCTCAGCATCCATATCTTCCCTGCATTTACGTGCAAACGCTAAGAGAGAACTCTGTAAAATCCTTCGGTAAGTCAGAATTGATAGGAGATTCTTCCTTTTATTAACAATTAGGAGAGTAATCAGTCATACTAAAGAGACTGCCACAGTGACACTTCAAGCCTGAAACTTCTTTACCATGTCCTGTTCTCTACTATCAGAAAGTTATGGCAAGCTAGGCAGTATTTATACAAAAACAGGAAATgggtttaaaaagaaaaaagcccCCATTTCCCATATCATTGTCCCATCCAGTATGCAATATCGCTCCTAAACACACCATCAAATCTCCCAACATGCAGATGTGGTTCTGAGTGAACATGCATGTGACGATAATGGCGGCTTGGGCTGCCCGCAACCTTCTGTGGACGCAGTAGCATGCTTAGGGTTGGGGATGACTTTGGAAGCCTAATGTTCGGTGGAGATGAAAAAATGCGCCTGTCCATATCTTGACCTGCTATCCTTGTGTTGTTTGCTCCATGAGTGAACGTGGGCGGCTTGGAATCTTTGATGAGCTTCCTAGCCGTGGTGTCGAAGGAGGTTAACGGAGTTGGGTCACCTCGAATTTGAGCTGACGGTTTCATGCGGTCAAGCCAACGAAGAATCCAGTTACCAACATTCTTCCCAACCTCTATATCTCTTTGTTGTATGTTTCGATGTACAGTTAGAGCAACATCAAAGATCTTGCGGGTGCGCCTGAATAAATAAACCTCAACGTAAATATTATGTGCCAAAAACCCATTAAGAAACAACGAAATCATATCCAATAACTACTAATTAGAAGATTGGGTAACTAAAACATATTTCTCAATAGCTAGGCAGCAATATACACAATAGGGATGAGAACCACACGACTAATCTTTTAGAGGGAAATTAGAAATTGCAATCCCAAAACAAACAAGCATGGTGAAAGAAAGCAGCAAgtaaacgagaaaaaaaatgcaaaatgaaatgctttttccaagaaaaaggTGAACTTGTTATCGTTGTTGAAGAACACAAGGAAGCAGCATCTAAATATTAGATGTCAACCAACAGTGATGAACATATCCAATCAACAGAAAGAGAATAAAACCTGATAAGCCAAAGTAAAATGGATAATATAAACACCAGTTGAAACATGGGTAGGCAGGCCATTTTGAGTGTTCTACCTGTAATACAAATACTTGGGTGTGCTATGTGTACGGCTCAGATTAGCTGAacgtacaattttttttcaagcaaATTACTATTTGAATATATCTGTGTGTTGGTGAATGCATAtataacagagagagagagattatatgCATGCAATATGCTTAAATGTACACTCATGTATAAATCTTTCTATATTATCATCTCATGCCTTCCATGCCCAAAACCACACTGCACCTATCCCATACCTATGTGGCATAACCAAATCAAACACCACATCTACAGAAGCATGAATAACAAATAGAACCactcaacaaaatggaatttTCAACATTGGGTTGAGACATTATAGAATACAGTGGCACACAAACTAGCACACTTGCATGAAACCTAACGAGAGTTTGTTCAGAGTTCACATGGATTTTCATATTCAGTCTTGGATAAGCACTTTAATGGAAAGCTAGCATT
Protein-coding regions in this window:
- the LOC116252105 gene encoding probable calcium-binding protein CML11 — translated: MSGKETVELDDEQLAELREIFRSFDRNNDGSLTQLELGSLLRSLGLKPSAEQLDALIQKADTNSNGLVEFSEFVALVAPELLPAKSPYTDEQLRSLFRLFDRDGNGFITAAELAHSMARLGHALTVEELTGMIKEADTDGDGRISFPEFARAITSAAFDNSWS
- the LOC116252349 gene encoding uncharacterized protein LOC116252349; its protein translation is MVLWEITVTTAYFLGLKRTYRLALRIQRRLVRPDHPKLRHFLHRRTRKIFDVALTVHRNIQQRDIEVGKNVGNWILRWLDRMKPSAQIRGDPTPLTSFDTTARKLIKDSKPPTFTHGANNTRIAGQDMDRRIFSSPPNIRLPKSSPTLSMLLRPQKVAGSPSRHYRHMHVHSEPHLHVGRFDGVFRSDIAYWMGQ